AATGGTGGACAAAACAATGCCAATACTACTCAAGACCGTACTTTTTATTATGAACTTTTTCCATCAAACCAATTAGAACTCGGTTTATGGTTAGAAAGCGAAAGAATGTTGCATCCGGTAATTAACGAAAGTGGAGTAAAAACGCAAAATGAAGTCGTAAAAGAAGAAAAACGTTTACGCATAGACAACGCGCCGTATGGAAAATTTACCGAGAAAATTTTCACTCATTTGTTTGATGGTCATCCATACCGTTGGCAACCGATTGGATCAATGGAGCACTTAGATGCTGCAAAACTGAGCGAGTTTATTGCTTTCTTTAAAAAATACTACGTACCCAATAATGCAGTTTTAACCATTGCCGGCGATTTAGATATAGACAAGACTAAAGCTTTGGTAAAATCTTACTTTGCCGAAGTGCCTAAAGGTGCACCCGTTGTTCGTCAAGAATTCAAATTACCAGAAATCACCAAAGAAATTATCGATACTGCTTACGATGCCAATATCCAGATCCCCGCTATCTTTGCAGCTTACCGCGTACCGGGTATGAAAAGCAGAGAGAGCAAGGTTTTAGGGATGATCAGCTCTATTTTATCAGAAGGCGGAAGCTCGAGGTTAAGTACCAAAATGGTTGATCAAAAGAAGACGGCATTACAGGTTGCGGCTTTTAACTATTCGCTTGAAGATTATGGTGCTTATATCACCCTGGCCTTACCCAATAAAAATACTCCGCTTAACGATTTATTAAAAGATATTGACGAAGAAGTTTTACGCCTTCAAACCGATTTAATTAGCGAAAGCGACTATAAAAAACTGCAGAATAAATTCGAAAACAACTATGTAAGTGCAAACAGTAAAATGCTGGGTGTTGCAGAAAACCTGGCGAATGGATATACTTTCCACGATAAGGATGCAAACGATATTAACAAGGAGTTAGAGGTAATTAGATCCATTACCCGCGAGGAGATCAGAGACGTTGCTAAAAAGTACCTGAACAAAAACCAAAGAGTTGTATTGTATTACTTACCTAAGAAATAAGCAGATTGCTTTTTCATTTTAATTATTAAAAACATGAAGAAATTATTTATTATAGCTGCAATTTCCTTATTGGCTCAAGGTATTTCAGCACAAACAATAGATCGAAGCCACAAGCCAAAACCGGGTCCAGCACCTGTTATTACCGTTGGCGATCCTGTTATTTATAAATTAGCAAATGGCATCACTGTTTTGGTTGTAGAAAACCATAAATTGCCAAAAGTATCAGCAAGTTATAGTATCGATGCAGGTCCTATTACCGAAGGTGCAAAAGCGGGCGTTGTTGGTTTGATGGGCAATATGCTGAACGAGGGAACCACAACTAAGACCAAAGCACAATTTGATGAGGCAGTAGATCAGTTAGGTGCCGATGTAGGTGCTGGTTCTTATGGCGGCAGTGCTTCTGCTTTAACCCGTTATTTCCCTCAGGCATTCGCTTTAATGGCCGAGAGTATCCGTAAACCTGCTTTTCCGGCAGAATCTTTCGAAAAACTAAAATCGCAAACCATTACTGGGTTAAAATCTAACGAGAAAAGTGCGAAAGCTATTTCAGCACGTGTGGTAAATGCATTGGCTTATGGCAAAAATCATCCTTATGGAGAGTTTGAAACCGAGGCTTCTATTACGGGCATTACTTTAGACGATGTAAAAGCGGCTTACAAGAAATACATTACCCCATCAAGAGGTTATTTAACTTTTGTAGGCGATATTAAACCAGAAGCTGCCAAAGCTTTCGCAGAGAAAGCCTTTGGCGATTGGAAAGGCACTGCCTTAACTTTACCAGTACTTACTAAAGTTGCTAATCCTGCCAAAACAGAAGTAGACATCGTTAATGTGAGCAACGCAGTTCAATCTGAAATTACGGTTGTGAACTTAATCGACCTGCCAATGAGCAGCCCCGATTATTTTCCAATATTATTGGCGAACCAGATTTTAGGTGGTGGCTCTGAATCGAGATTATTTGATAACCTCCGCGAGAAACATGGCTTTACTTACGGTGCATACTCAAGCACAGGCTCAGGCCGTTTCCAATCTAAATTTTCGGCTACCGCAGCTGTTAGAAATGAGAAAGTTGACAGTGCAGTAGTAGAATTTTTAAGAGAAATTAACACCATCCGCACGACAAAGGTTACTGCTGAAGAATTACAGAATGCTAAAAATCTTTTCAATGGATCGTTTGCATTGGGTTTAGAAAATCCGGCACGTACTGCAGGCTTTGCGAGTAACATTTTAATTAACAACTTACCGAAGGATTTTTACCGCACTTATTTACAAAAAGTAAATGCAGTTACCACTGATGATATTTTAAGGGTTGCCAAGAAATATTACAATTACGATAATACGCGTGTTGTAATTGTTGGTAAAACCGATGCTTTTGAAGCAGGATTGAAAAAAGCAGGATTTACTGTAAATCAGTTTGATAGTTTTTCTAATCCTCTTAAAAAGTAATTAATCATTTTTTAAGAAGCCTAAACATTAAATAGAAGAAAAGGCAAAGTGTAGTTACTTTGCCTTTTCTTCTATTTGTCGTTTCAATTCCTTTATTTTGTTATCTCTTCTAAAAATTTTTTCTTCAAGTATTCGTATACTATCGTCTTTTTGAGTTATAATTTCTCTCATTAAATTTATCTCATTATCAAAATCATCAGTACTTATTTTTATCCCTGTTCCAAAAAAAGCTTCTATTGGTTTATTAAAAATACGTGCCAATTGCGATAAACGATTTGTCGAAATCTTAACCTTTCCAGTTTCTATTCTTTGATAGGTACTTTGTTGGATGTCAAGTTGCCTAGCAACATATTCTTGGCTATAGCATTTTTCATCTCTGTACTTCCGTATGTTTTCACAACTATATAGTCCTTTCAACTCCATTCTTTCTAATTTAACTCCGTTCATCCTTAAAGATAATTAATTATCATACTAGCTTTCTGCATAAACTTATGCAGAAAGCGGATGTTTTTATGCTTAACATAAGATTGACATAATAATCTATTTATTAACTTGGTCAAAAAATTTATAGTAATAATTAGTATTAAAAAAACAAGATGAAAAATTTAAAACCACTTACAAGATCAGAATTGAAAGAAGTTATTGGCGGAAATACACCACCCTTAACAGCCATTGATTTGCTAATGGTTGATTGCTTTGTTGGGTGCATGAATGCTACTGAAGATGCAACTGTACGGGAAATTTGCTATAGCTTATGTAGAAATACACCTCCATATTAAGCATTAATTTTTGATAGTGCTCTAGCAAATTAACTTGAAATGAGTGGTGCTTTACAGTTGGGAAATTGTAGTCCTGCCGTACCTGCAAATCTGGCAGGTGAAAACTTCTTTTAAAGATATAAAAATCAATCCGCCATTAAAGGCCGAAGATTTCAACTAGGTTTTAGATATAATCTATCTCGAAAGCCGTTCCGATGTAAAATCGGAACGGCTTTTTTTATTTTTTTTTATTGCGGGCAACCATTACTGATAAAACTACGTAACGATTAAGATTTCAGTAGAAATTACATAACCATGGTTATTAAAAAAACTGTTATGCTTTCAAATAAACAGAATATACATTGAAAAAATCGGCCATCGCCACAAAAAATTTCAGTTGCACCACAATCAGACATGAGGATATAGAAATGAATCTATCACCAATTTTAATCTTAATTAAATACCTATGAAAAAACAAAATTCAATCTTTTTATTAGCCGCTATTACCGCCTTGCTTTTTGCCTGCTCTAAAAAACAAGCAGAAGAATTAAAGCCAGAAACACCAACACCCAATGGCCCAACGCCTGTAACCACAACGAATGTAACCTACTCAAATTTTGCCGGGGCATTGTTTCAAACCAAATGTAACAGCTGCCATGGGCCTAATGGAGGAGTGAAAGGGGTATGGGCATTAAATGGTTTAGCTTCTATAAAAAATGATGCACGTGTAGCTAATTCTGTCCTGGTTACCAAAACAATGCCAAAAGGCGGATCACTAACTGTTAGCGAAAGAGAGCTATTACAAGCCTGGGTTGATAAAGGCATGCCAGAATAGGCAATCGAAATTGACGCCGGTTTTATTAAGGACTTAAATACATTACAGATGCAAAAATTATTTTTCACATTAACAGCCCTATTTTTATGCACAGGCATAAAAGCCCAGATTTGGGTAAGTAAAAGTGTTAATTCTTCGTTTTTTTCTTCAACACCTGTAGAAGATATCGATGCACAGAGTAAAACAGGTGCTTCGGCACTTAATACCAAAACCAACGATATCATTTTCAAAATCAATAATACTTCTTTTCAATTTAAGAAAAAACTGATGCAGGAGCATTTTAACGAAAATTATATGGAAAGTGATAAGTTCCCTACTTCTGATTTTAAAGGGAAAATTGTAGAACAGATCGATTTTTCGAAACCAGGTACTTATCCTGTTACGGTTAAGGGCAACCTGCAGATCCATGGCGTAACCAAAGAGTATACGACAAAAGGATCCTTGGTAATTACCGGCGATGAAGCAAAAGCCACTTCTACATTCAATGTAAAACTGGCCGATCATGATATCAAAATCCCAACGATCGTTTTTAAACAGATTGCAGAAATCATACAGGTAAAAATGACTGCTATTTATCAACCTAAAAAATAAAATTTCATGAAATATCATCTAAAATCTCTGTTATACCTATTTGCGATCTGTTTGCCGTATTTGGCATCTGCACAAGATTCGCTTGAGAATGCTTTACAGCTACCCGCCGAAAAAAAGAATGTACAGGCTACTTTTAAGGCTACCAAACTGATCAACATCCAAACCAATGAAACCATTTATAAAAATGAACTTGATTTTAGGGTAGATCACCGTTTTGGCGATATTGCAGGTAGCGCAGGTGGTACCAAAAACTTTTTTGGACTGGATCAGTCAACAGATATCCGTATTGGTTTTGAATACGGAATCAGTGATAGACTTTCGGTAGGTTTATCAAGGGCAAAAGGAGCCGGTGTAGTAACACAGCTTTACGAAGGAAACTTAAAATATCGTTTGCTGGAGCAAACCGCTGATGATAAGGTACCTGTTGCGGTAACTTTATTTGGCAGTACTACCCTTTCGGCAACGAAAGCCTCAACAGACCCTACTGCAGCAAATGCATTCAGCGAATTCCAGGACCGTTTGACCTACGTGGTGCAAGCCGTAATTGCCCGTAAATTTAATTCAAACTTCTCGGTATTGTTAATGCCATCGTACGTACACCGCAACTTTACTGTTTTTGGCGATCAGAACGACATGCTCGCGCTGTCGGTTGGTGGTCGTATCAAAATTACCAAACGTATGGCCTTTGTGGCCGATTATACCATTCCGTTCAGGGATAAAAATAAAGAGGCTTATCTCGAAAGCACATTAGGGACACAGTATTATAAGACACTTGGTGCCGGACTGGAGTTTGAAACTGGCGGTCATATTTTCCACCTTAATTTCACCAACGCCACAGCTATACAGGAGTCGCAATTTATTACCGATACTAATACTTCCTGGCTTAAGGGACAATACCGTTGGGGCTTTAGTATTGCCCGAAGGTTCTCTTTCGATAAGAAGAAAGCAAAGTAGATCAAAAACCAACCAATAAAAACTAAATCATTATGGAACGTAACGAATTTATCAAATCATTGGGACTAGGTGTTGCTATGGTTTGTACCGGAGCTTGTTTTTCTGCTTGCGGTAAAAAAAGTGATGCACCAGAACCCAGCAAACCAAACGGTGGCGGTGTTCCTTCCGGAACTACTGCTAGCGTAGATCTGAGCACACAATTACTAACAATTGGTGCATCGCTCACCGTAAACAGCATATTGTTTATCCGTACCGCTGCAGGGAATACCACTACCTCATTTGTAGCCACACAAGCGGTTTGCCCACACCAGGGCGGTGCATTAAGTTTCATCCAGGCCAGCAACTACATTCAATGTGGCTTGCATAGTTCGAGGTATAGCACTTCGGGAAGCATTTTAGCCCAACCAAATGATGGTGGCACCACGAGTGCACTAAAAGTTTATCCGCTTACTGTTTCAGGAAATACACTAACCGCAACAGCCTAAGCTTTTGTTTTTAAGGGTAAAGCAGTATCGTAATTGGTACTGCTTTTTTTATGATACTGATTAAACCGTTACATTTTGCCCTTTTACATCGAAGGCATCTCGTAAGCCTATGGCCAGTACATTAAAAGCATAAACGGTAAGCATAATAGCTAAACCAGGCAAAATGGCAAGATAAGCGGCGTCCATAATGATATAACCATAATGTTCTTTAATCATACTCCCCCAACTTGGCATGGGTGGCTGCGCACCAAAACCTAAAAAGCTTAGTCCGGTTTCTAGCAATATGGCCGAAGCAAAATTAGATGAGGCTACCACTAAAATTGGCCCTGCAATGTTCGGTAATATATGTTTGATAATGGTTCTGCTTGTACTAAAACCCAGGGCTCTTGCTGCTTCTACAAATTCGACCTCTTTTAAAGCCATTACCTGCCCACGCACCAATCTGGCAACATCTACCCAGGTAGATAAACCTACCGCAATAAATATCTGCCAAAAACCTTTACCCAAAGCAAACGATATAGCAATAACGAGCAGTAGGGATGGTAGCGACCAAACAACATTCATAAACCAGCTAATTGCAGCATCTATACGCCCGCCAAAATAACCTGCTATTGCACCCAAACTTACACCAATAAAAAGGGAGATCAGAACAGCCATTAAACCTACAGATAACGAAACTCTGATACCTAAAATTAACCGGCTTAATAAATCGCGCCCATAAATATCAGTTCCCAGCAAATAGCTTTGTTTATAAATATTGTTTTTCTCGAAAAGAATTTGCCGAGTGCCGGCTTTTGAAGGTAAAACACAACTGGGGCATAAATCTTTTAATCTGTATACTGTTTCTTTGGCTTTTTCGTCGTCGCCAATATATTCTTGCACAAAAACTGCCTGATCTTTGATCTTGTAAGAAGTTATCGGGATGCTTTTAAAAGTAGGTGTTTGCCCATGGAGCATTCTCTCGAAAAAGTTAACTTTTTCTACATTGGGGTTCCGGTTGATGATTAAGAAAATAAAAGTACTGCCAGGTTTCTTTTTGTTTAACTGGAGCGTTTGCACATTCGCATTTGGAGAATCATCAGGCATAATTAAATAACCCAAAATACCCATTACCATCAAAAGTAAAATAAAGGCTAATCCGCCAAAAGCAAATTTATTCCGCTTAAATTTTAACCATACTTTTTTCGATGGGCTACTATCCATTATCTAACCATTCTGCCTTTCCAATTGTATTTTCCACTGTTTCCAGCAATGCCGATGTACACCATATAAAGCACATGCAACACATTTAAAACAGGGATTAAAATGAGTAAACTGCGCCTTTTTGCAAAGCCGGTTACATCCCATAAAAATAAGGTTTCTAAAACCATTTTAACCAATAATTGATAAAATGTGATCGCTAAAAACCCTGGAATAAAAAGTCCGGTGATAAAGTTTGCCAGAATAGTGAGGTTAAAGATCCAAATCAGTACCCCCAACACAATAATGGCTTTGTTTTTATAACGGGTGCTCTTCGAGGCCCAGCGTTTACGTTGTTGTATAAATGCACTTAAAGTTTCTTTTGCATGGGTGTATACAATGGCTTCCCTATTTTTGAGGAAACCGATCTGATCTGGATATTTGGCTGCAATTTTATGTAACAGTAGCTCATCATCGCCCGATGCCAGATCATCTATTCCCTGGAAACCACCAACCTCATAAAAAGTTATTTTTTCATAGGCCAGATTTGCACCGTTACAAGTTGATGGTTGCTTGTTTCCAATGGTAGAAGCCCCTAAACCAATAAGATAAAGAAATTCTAAAGATTGCAATCTTTCAAAGAAACTTTTCTCCTGAAAATAAGCTACTGGCGAAGAGATCATTTTATAGTTTTTCTGTTCGTATAGATTTACAATGGTTGCCAGCCAAGCGGAACCCATCCTGCAATCGGCATCAGTGGTAATAATCAGATCGCCAGAGCAGCTACCTATTGCTGTTTGAATAGCTTTCTTTTTGTATGAATTTAAGGCCCTGTCTTCATTTAGTTTGATCAATTTCACATTCCTATCTGCGTAACTCAATACAATTTCACTAGTACGATCAGTAGAGTGATCATCAATAATAATAATCTCTGTTAAAGCTTTAGGATATTGCTGTGCAATCAGATCATCAATGGTTTTGGCGATATTCGCTTCCTCATCCCTTGCCGCAACAATAATAGAAACTTTGGTTTGGGGATCTGACTTTTGTGGCCTAAAATAGACCAGGTTATGCCATCCTCTAATAAAATTAAGCACCAAAAAACCATAAATTAAGGTTAGAGCAGCAGATATAAGACTAATTAGATTTAAGATTTCCAAAAAAATTGAGTTTAAAAACGAAATAAGTGCCTAAGATAGCAGGAATTATAATATTTATGAGCCATATACTTGCAGTACATGCAATAACAGCCACATGTTGATCGGTTACATGTTTAAATAATTCAACGGCAGTAACACTCCGTATACCAACATCAAAAAGATCAAGTGAAGGTAATGCTGATTGAACCAAAAAGAGCAAACAGGTCATCATAATGATATCTGCATAATGCAAACCTGGTATCAACCAGATAAACAGAATGAAATATTGCGAGCTAAATACCAGATAACGGGCAAAACAATAAGTGATGATTTTAAACAACTCTCTTTTTCGGTAACGGCCTAAAATGCTGTAAAACTTCTTGTATTTCCTGGTGAATTTAATAGAGAGCAGAATCCCGTTTAACCAACGGATATTAAAGTAGAAGATCAGAAAAAAAAGGCAAAAAATTACCGCAAAAAATACCAGAGCAATAAATAGTACAGGATCGATAGGGATAAAACGGTATACAAAAAAGCAGACTGCAACGGCTCCAAAAACATTGGTCAGCACTAACTGACCGATACTGCCTACGCTCATGGCCACAATACCCACAATCCTTCTTTTGGGCGAAAGGAAAAATACCCTCCCTCCGTACTCTCCCAATCTGTTAGGCGTAAAAATGGCCAATGTTAATCCGCAAAATACCGATTCAATAGCACGATAAAAGCTGATAGGCTCAATGTGGCTCATTAAGTATTTCCATTTGCCCGCCTCTAAAAACCAGTTTACAAACATAAGGAGCACTACTATCCCGATTATTGTGATAATTTCTATCTGAGGGATATCTTTTAATAAAGTACTGAAATCGTGCAGATTTTTATTCGCAACCAGCTTATGGTAAATAAACCAAAAAGCAAATATTACAATTGCAGCTTTGATGAAGATTGATAATATTTTTTTGTTCTTGCCTGTCAAGATTATCTTTTTAGTTTGC
The nucleotide sequence above comes from Pedobacter riviphilus. Encoded proteins:
- a CDS encoding M16 family metallopeptidase translates to MKKRILFALAISGLCLSASAQKVQFTEFDLDNGLHVILHQDKTAPVVAVSVMYHVGSKDEETQRTGFAHFFEHLLFEGSENIKKGEFMKLVSSNGGQNNANTTQDRTFYYELFPSNQLELGLWLESERMLHPVINESGVKTQNEVVKEEKRLRIDNAPYGKFTEKIFTHLFDGHPYRWQPIGSMEHLDAAKLSEFIAFFKKYYVPNNAVLTIAGDLDIDKTKALVKSYFAEVPKGAPVVRQEFKLPEITKEIIDTAYDANIQIPAIFAAYRVPGMKSRESKVLGMISSILSEGGSSRLSTKMVDQKKTALQVAAFNYSLEDYGAYITLALPNKNTPLNDLLKDIDEEVLRLQTDLISESDYKKLQNKFENNYVSANSKMLGVAENLANGYTFHDKDANDINKELEVIRSITREEIRDVAKKYLNKNQRVVLYYLPKK
- a CDS encoding M16 family metallopeptidase, whose product is MKKLFIIAAISLLAQGISAQTIDRSHKPKPGPAPVITVGDPVIYKLANGITVLVVENHKLPKVSASYSIDAGPITEGAKAGVVGLMGNMLNEGTTTKTKAQFDEAVDQLGADVGAGSYGGSASALTRYFPQAFALMAESIRKPAFPAESFEKLKSQTITGLKSNEKSAKAISARVVNALAYGKNHPYGEFETEASITGITLDDVKAAYKKYITPSRGYLTFVGDIKPEAAKAFAEKAFGDWKGTALTLPVLTKVANPAKTEVDIVNVSNAVQSEITVVNLIDLPMSSPDYFPILLANQILGGGSESRLFDNLREKHGFTYGAYSSTGSGRFQSKFSATAAVRNEKVDSAVVEFLREINTIRTTKVTAEELQNAKNLFNGSFALGLENPARTAGFASNILINNLPKDFYRTYLQKVNAVTTDDILRVAKKYYNYDNTRVVIVGKTDAFEAGLKKAGFTVNQFDSFSNPLKK
- a CDS encoding helix-turn-helix domain-containing protein, translating into MNGVKLERMELKGLYSCENIRKYRDEKCYSQEYVARQLDIQQSTYQRIETGKVKISTNRLSQLARIFNKPIEAFFGTGIKISTDDFDNEINLMREIITQKDDSIRILEEKIFRRDNKIKELKRQIEEKAK
- a CDS encoding bacteriocin-like protein, with product MKNLKPLTRSELKEVIGGNTPPLTAIDLLMVDCFVGCMNATEDATVREICYSLCRNTPPY
- a CDS encoding c-type cytochrome → MKKQNSIFLLAAITALLFACSKKQAEELKPETPTPNGPTPVTTTNVTYSNFAGALFQTKCNSCHGPNGGVKGVWALNGLASIKNDARVANSVLVTKTMPKGGSLTVSERELLQAWVDKGMPE
- a CDS encoding YceI family protein, whose translation is MQKLFFTLTALFLCTGIKAQIWVSKSVNSSFFSSTPVEDIDAQSKTGASALNTKTNDIIFKINNTSFQFKKKLMQEHFNENYMESDKFPTSDFKGKIVEQIDFSKPGTYPVTVKGNLQIHGVTKEYTTKGSLVITGDEAKATSTFNVKLADHDIKIPTIVFKQIAEIIQVKMTAIYQPKK
- a CDS encoding DUF5777 family beta-barrel protein: MKYHLKSLLYLFAICLPYLASAQDSLENALQLPAEKKNVQATFKATKLINIQTNETIYKNELDFRVDHRFGDIAGSAGGTKNFFGLDQSTDIRIGFEYGISDRLSVGLSRAKGAGVVTQLYEGNLKYRLLEQTADDKVPVAVTLFGSTTLSATKASTDPTAANAFSEFQDRLTYVVQAVIARKFNSNFSVLLMPSYVHRNFTVFGDQNDMLALSVGGRIKITKRMAFVADYTIPFRDKNKEAYLESTLGTQYYKTLGAGLEFETGGHIFHLNFTNATAIQESQFITDTNTSWLKGQYRWGFSIARRFSFDKKKAK
- a CDS encoding QcrA and Rieske domain-containing protein — its product is MERNEFIKSLGLGVAMVCTGACFSACGKKSDAPEPSKPNGGGVPSGTTASVDLSTQLLTIGASLTVNSILFIRTAAGNTTTSFVATQAVCPHQGGALSFIQASNYIQCGLHSSRYSTSGSILAQPNDGGTTSALKVYPLTVSGNTLTATA
- a CDS encoding ABC transporter permease, whose protein sequence is MDSSPSKKVWLKFKRNKFAFGGLAFILLLMVMGILGYLIMPDDSPNANVQTLQLNKKKPGSTFIFLIINRNPNVEKVNFFERMLHGQTPTFKSIPITSYKIKDQAVFVQEYIGDDEKAKETVYRLKDLCPSCVLPSKAGTRQILFEKNNIYKQSYLLGTDIYGRDLLSRLILGIRVSLSVGLMAVLISLFIGVSLGAIAGYFGGRIDAAISWFMNVVWSLPSLLLVIAISFALGKGFWQIFIAVGLSTWVDVARLVRGQVMALKEVEFVEAARALGFSTSRTIIKHILPNIAGPILVVASSNFASAILLETGLSFLGFGAQPPMPSWGSMIKEHYGYIIMDAAYLAILPGLAIMLTVYAFNVLAIGLRDAFDVKGQNVTV
- a CDS encoding glycosyltransferase family 2 protein gives rise to the protein MEILNLISLISAALTLIYGFLVLNFIRGWHNLVYFRPQKSDPQTKVSIIVAARDEEANIAKTIDDLIAQQYPKALTEIIIIDDHSTDRTSEIVLSYADRNVKLIKLNEDRALNSYKKKAIQTAIGSCSGDLIITTDADCRMGSAWLATIVNLYEQKNYKMISSPVAYFQEKSFFERLQSLEFLYLIGLGASTIGNKQPSTCNGANLAYEKITFYEVGGFQGIDDLASGDDELLLHKIAAKYPDQIGFLKNREAIVYTHAKETLSAFIQQRKRWASKSTRYKNKAIIVLGVLIWIFNLTILANFITGLFIPGFLAITFYQLLVKMVLETLFLWDVTGFAKRRSLLILIPVLNVLHVLYMVYIGIAGNSGKYNWKGRMVR
- a CDS encoding lysylphosphatidylglycerol synthase domain-containing protein gives rise to the protein MTGKNKKILSIFIKAAIVIFAFWFIYHKLVANKNLHDFSTLLKDIPQIEIITIIGIVVLLMFVNWFLEAGKWKYLMSHIEPISFYRAIESVFCGLTLAIFTPNRLGEYGGRVFFLSPKRRIVGIVAMSVGSIGQLVLTNVFGAVAVCFFVYRFIPIDPVLFIALVFFAVIFCLFFLIFYFNIRWLNGILLSIKFTRKYKKFYSILGRYRKRELFKIITYCFARYLVFSSQYFILFIWLIPGLHYADIIMMTCLLFLVQSALPSLDLFDVGIRSVTAVELFKHVTDQHVAVIACTASIWLINIIIPAILGTYFVFKLNFFGNLKSN